A stretch of Linepithema humile isolate Giens D197 chromosome 3, Lhum_UNIL_v1.0, whole genome shotgun sequence DNA encodes these proteins:
- the mRpL41 gene encoding large ribosomal subunit protein mL41, translated as MASSCMILQRGIATSCVCHGKRNFRKFLLYNKRGSRNFKKQQAENPDPDIPIDKRGVRDTGYKLDNKWVHVPEMVPELIVPSLEGFTLKPYVSYRVEKFTQPEFTAQDLFDIVYAKKIEEDFANGQLNENGEPLNPSEHEKLTPQQAKDNAGKTGCDIFNQMKK; from the exons ATGGCATCATCATGTATGATTTTGCAACGCGGTATTGCAACTTCGTGCGTCTGTCATGGAAAACggaattttcgaaaatttttgctGTACAACAAACGTGGCAgtcgtaattttaaaaagcaaCAAGCAGAAAATCCAGATCCTGATATACCAATAGACA AGAGAGGTGTAAGGGATACTGGATACAAGCTGGATAACAAATGGGTTCATGTACCAGAGATGGTTCCTGAATTAATTGTTCCTTCATTAGAAGGATTTACATTGAAGCCTTATGTTTCGTACAgagttgaaaaatttacacaacCTGAATTTACCGCTCAAGATTTATTTGACATAGTATAtgctaaaaaaatagaagaagacTTTGCAAACGGTCAGTTAAATGAAAATGGAGAGCCATTAAATCCTAGTGAACACGAAAAGCTTACGCCACAACAAGCTAAAGACAATGCTGGAAAAACAGGCTGTGATATTTTTAACCAGATGAAAAAGTAA